A genomic segment from Modestobacter roseus encodes:
- a CDS encoding heavy-metal-associated domain-containing protein: protein MQTLDFTVTGMTCQHCVASVTEEVSELAGVREVDVDLAGGRLHVVGDDVTPEQVQAAVAEAGSYSATPA, encoded by the coding sequence GTGCAGACCCTCGACTTCACCGTCACTGGCATGACCTGCCAGCACTGCGTCGCCTCGGTCACCGAGGAGGTCTCCGAGCTCGCCGGCGTCCGCGAGGTCGACGTCGACCTGGCCGGCGGCCGGCTGCACGTCGTCGGCGACGACGTGACCCCCGAGCAGGTCCAGGCGGCCGTGGCCGAGGCGGGGAGCTACTCCGCCACCCCGGCATGA
- a CDS encoding secondary thiamine-phosphate synthase enzyme YjbQ, with protein MRSELRAVRTGGVASVVDLTDECAEFVRSEGDGLLQVFVPHATAGIAIIETGAGSDDDLLAQLDELLPRDDRWRHRHGAAGHGRDHVLPAFVPPHATVPVLEGRLALGTWQRICFVDTNVDNPSRHVRFSFLAG; from the coding sequence ATGCGATCCGAGCTGCGCGCCGTCCGGACCGGGGGCGTGGCCTCCGTCGTCGACCTCACCGACGAGTGCGCGGAGTTCGTCCGCAGCGAGGGCGACGGGCTGCTGCAGGTGTTCGTGCCGCACGCGACCGCGGGCATCGCGATCATCGAGACCGGCGCCGGCAGCGACGACGACCTGCTCGCCCAGCTCGACGAGCTGCTCCCCCGCGACGACCGGTGGCGGCACCGGCACGGGGCCGCCGGGCACGGCCGCGACCACGTGCTGCCGGCCTTCGTGCCACCGCACGCCACCGTGCCGGTGCTCGAGGGCCGGCTGGCGCTGGGCACCTGGCAGCGGATCTGCTTCGTCGACACCAACGTCGACAACCCGTCCCGGCACGTGCGCTTCAGCTTCCTGGCCGGCTGA
- a CDS encoding heavy metal translocating P-type ATPase, with translation MTAGPQAAPSGEAVQGPAPQEAQLDEVRLDITGMTCASCANRIERKLNKLDGVQASVNYATEAATVRYDAARVDTDRLLETVSAAGYSAALPAPPVVEDDEPAAEAPAGREDALRQRLLISAALALPVLLLSMVPALQFDNWQWLALTLASPVAVWGAWPFHRAAVVNARHGASTMDTLVSLGITAAYLWSVWALFLGDAGMPGMRMEFTLLPEQGSGTHELYLEVAAAVTVFLLAGRWAEARAKRRSGAALHALLELGAKDAAVLRDGREVRVPAAALAVGDRFVVRPGEKIATDGVVVGGSSAVDLSMLTGESVPVEVAEGDRVTGATVNVGGRLVVEATRVGSETTLAQLGRLVTQAQSGKAQVQRLADRVSAVFVPVVLAIALATLVTWLLVTGDATAAFTAAVAVLVIACPCALGLATPTALLVGTGRGAQLGVLIKGPEVLESTRVVDTVVLDKTGTVTTAAMSVVQVAGHPDTLRLAAAVEAGSEHPIARAVVAAADAPLPPVTGFANRPGQGVVGTVEGHEVLVGVAGTALPADLAAVVDAAESAGRTAVQVGWDGGVRGVVVVADTVKPSSAAAIAQLRALGLAPVMVTGDNPGAAAAVARAVGLDPDRGEVVAGVLPAGKVDVVRELQARGRVVAMVGDGVNDAPALAQADLGLAMGSGTDVAIEASDLTLVRADLTAAVDAIRLSRRTLAVIKGNLFWAFAYNVALVPLAALGFLNPVLAGLAMAASSVLVVTNSLRLRRFRSTAPAS, from the coding sequence ATGACCGCCGGGCCGCAGGCGGCCCCGTCCGGGGAGGCCGTGCAGGGCCCGGCGCCCCAGGAGGCGCAGCTGGACGAGGTCCGCCTCGACATCACCGGCATGACCTGCGCCAGCTGCGCCAACCGGATCGAGCGCAAGCTCAACAAGCTCGACGGCGTCCAGGCCAGCGTCAACTACGCGACCGAGGCCGCCACCGTCCGGTACGACGCAGCCCGGGTCGACACCGACCGGCTGCTGGAGACGGTCTCGGCCGCGGGCTATTCGGCCGCGCTGCCGGCGCCGCCGGTGGTCGAGGACGACGAGCCGGCGGCCGAGGCCCCGGCCGGCCGCGAGGACGCGCTGCGCCAGCGGCTGCTCATCAGCGCTGCGCTGGCCCTGCCGGTGCTGCTGCTGTCGATGGTGCCGGCGCTGCAGTTCGACAACTGGCAGTGGCTGGCCCTCACCCTGGCCAGCCCGGTCGCCGTGTGGGGCGCCTGGCCGTTCCACCGCGCCGCGGTGGTCAACGCCCGGCACGGCGCGAGCACCATGGACACCCTGGTGTCCTTGGGCATCACCGCCGCCTACCTGTGGTCGGTCTGGGCGCTGTTCCTCGGCGACGCGGGGATGCCCGGGATGCGGATGGAGTTCACCCTGCTGCCCGAGCAGGGGAGCGGTACCCACGAGCTGTACCTCGAGGTCGCCGCGGCGGTCACCGTCTTCCTGCTGGCCGGCCGCTGGGCCGAGGCCCGCGCGAAGCGGCGCTCCGGCGCCGCGCTCCACGCCCTGCTGGAGCTGGGCGCCAAGGACGCCGCGGTGCTGCGCGACGGGCGCGAGGTCCGGGTGCCCGCCGCCGCCCTGGCCGTGGGCGACCGGTTCGTCGTCCGGCCGGGGGAGAAGATCGCCACCGACGGCGTCGTCGTCGGCGGCAGCTCCGCGGTCGACCTGTCGATGCTGACCGGCGAGAGCGTGCCGGTGGAGGTCGCCGAGGGCGACCGGGTCACCGGCGCGACGGTCAACGTCGGCGGCCGGCTCGTCGTCGAGGCCACCCGGGTGGGGTCGGAGACGACGCTGGCCCAGCTCGGCCGGTTGGTCACCCAGGCGCAGAGCGGCAAGGCGCAGGTGCAGCGGCTGGCCGACCGGGTGTCGGCGGTGTTCGTCCCGGTCGTGCTGGCGATCGCGCTGGCCACCCTGGTCACCTGGCTGCTGGTCACCGGCGACGCCACCGCCGCCTTCACCGCCGCCGTCGCCGTGCTGGTCATCGCCTGCCCGTGCGCCCTCGGCCTGGCCACCCCCACCGCGCTGCTGGTGGGCACCGGCCGCGGCGCCCAGCTGGGGGTGCTGATCAAGGGCCCGGAGGTGCTGGAGAGCACCCGGGTGGTCGACACCGTCGTGCTGGACAAGACCGGCACGGTGACCACGGCCGCGATGAGCGTCGTGCAGGTGGCCGGGCACCCGGACACCCTGCGGCTCGCCGCCGCCGTCGAGGCCGGCTCCGAGCACCCGATCGCCCGCGCCGTCGTTGCGGCCGCTGACGCGCCCCTGCCGCCGGTCACCGGCTTCGCCAACCGGCCCGGGCAGGGGGTCGTCGGCACCGTCGAGGGCCACGAGGTGCTCGTCGGCGTCGCCGGGACGGCGTTGCCGGCGGACCTGGCCGCCGTCGTCGACGCCGCGGAGTCCGCCGGTCGCACCGCCGTCCAGGTCGGCTGGGACGGCGGGGTCCGGGGGGTGGTCGTGGTCGCCGACACCGTGAAGCCGAGCAGTGCGGCGGCGATCGCCCAGCTGCGCGCGCTGGGGCTCGCCCCGGTGATGGTCACCGGCGACAACCCGGGTGCGGCCGCCGCGGTGGCCCGTGCCGTCGGGCTCGACCCCGACCGCGGGGAGGTCGTCGCCGGGGTGCTGCCGGCCGGCAAGGTCGACGTGGTCCGGGAGCTGCAGGCCCGCGGCCGGGTGGTCGCGATGGTCGGCGACGGGGTGAACGACGCCCCGGCGCTGGCCCAGGCCGACCTCGGCCTGGCGATGGGGTCGGGCACCGACGTGGCCATCGAGGCCAGCGACCTGACCCTGGTGCGCGCCGACCTCACCGCCGCCGTCGACGCGATCCGGCTCTCCCGCCGCACCCTCGCGGTGATCAAGGGGAACCTGTTCTGGGCCTTCGCCTACAACGTGGCCCTGGTGCCGCTGGCTGCGCTCGGCTTCCTCAACCCGGTGCTGGCCGGTCTGGCGATGGCGGCGTCGTCGGTGCTGGTGGTCACCAACAGCCTGCGGCTGCGCCGGTTCCGCTCGACCGCACCCGCGAGCTGA
- a CDS encoding TasA family protein has product MNATRTTASNARRATAARVLGSVGVVGAAALVAGMGTFGAFTDSTDPAEVSVASGVVSIDLTARDGSATVPVSFEGVVPGSSVTRALDLVNDGDSALASVELSTVATASSLLDSDTTNGLQMSVRSCSVAWAEDLSCAGTVRTLLAAGPVVRTGDLTAPASLTAGATDHLAVTLALPAKAGDAFKGQTSELALTFTATQAGGTAR; this is encoded by the coding sequence GTGAACGCCACCCGCACCACCGCCAGCAACGCCCGCCGGGCGACCGCCGCCAGGGTCCTGGGCTCCGTCGGGGTCGTCGGCGCGGCCGCGCTCGTCGCCGGCATGGGCACCTTCGGCGCCTTCACCGACAGCACCGACCCGGCGGAGGTCTCCGTCGCCTCCGGCGTCGTCTCGATCGACCTGACCGCCCGCGACGGCTCGGCGACCGTGCCGGTCAGCTTCGAGGGCGTCGTGCCCGGCTCGTCGGTCACCCGCGCGCTCGACCTGGTCAACGACGGGGACTCGGCGCTGGCCTCGGTCGAGCTGTCGACCGTTGCGACCGCCTCCAGCCTGCTGGACAGCGACACCACCAACGGGCTGCAGATGTCGGTGCGCTCGTGCTCGGTGGCCTGGGCCGAGGACCTCAGCTGCGCGGGCACCGTGCGCACGCTGCTGGCCGCGGGCCCCGTCGTCCGCACCGGCGACCTGACCGCCCCGGCCAGCCTGACCGCCGGCGCCACCGACCACCTGGCCGTCACCCTCGCGCTGCCGGCGAAGGCCGGAGACGCCTTCAAGGGCCAGACCAGCGAGCTCGCGCTGACCTTCACCGCCACCCAGGCCGGTGGCACCGCCCGCTGA
- a CDS encoding alpha/beta fold hydrolase, translating into MTAAPATLPDVTHHHSAVNGTRLHHVQAGADGSPVLLVHGFPESWWAFSRVIPLLAAGHRVVAVDLRGFGESSHASGEYDSATAAEDLHQLIAQLGLGPVHLVGQDISGATVLRLAATHPADVLSLTAIEMGLPGFGLEAFADVTRGGSWHIGVLAAPGVPELLLTGREREVIGGFFSALTATPGAVTDADLDEFVRTYAQPDGFRGASGLYRSMLREGAEIAALAAEHPVGVPALAIGAGGGQFTAATLTQVVTGDVRSVILDGVGHHAALEAPAAVATALLEFFREVDAP; encoded by the coding sequence ATGACCGCAGCACCGGCCACCCTGCCCGACGTCACCCACCACCACTCCGCGGTCAACGGAACTCGGCTGCACCACGTCCAGGCCGGCGCCGACGGGTCCCCGGTGCTCCTGGTGCACGGCTTCCCGGAGAGCTGGTGGGCCTTCTCCCGGGTCATCCCGCTGCTGGCCGCCGGGCACCGGGTCGTCGCCGTCGACCTGCGCGGGTTCGGCGAGTCCTCCCACGCGTCGGGCGAGTACGACAGCGCCACCGCTGCCGAGGACCTGCACCAGCTCATCGCCCAGCTCGGGCTCGGACCGGTGCACCTGGTGGGGCAGGACATCAGCGGGGCGACGGTCCTCCGGCTGGCGGCCACCCACCCGGCGGACGTGCTCAGCCTCACCGCGATCGAGATGGGGTTGCCCGGCTTCGGCCTGGAGGCGTTCGCCGACGTGACGCGCGGGGGCAGCTGGCACATCGGCGTCCTGGCCGCACCGGGGGTGCCCGAGCTGCTGCTGACCGGCCGGGAACGGGAGGTGATCGGCGGCTTCTTCTCCGCTCTGACCGCGACGCCGGGCGCGGTCACCGACGCCGACCTCGACGAGTTCGTCCGCACCTACGCGCAGCCCGACGGCTTCCGCGGCGCCAGCGGCCTCTACCGCTCCATGCTGCGCGAGGGCGCAGAGATCGCCGCGCTCGCCGCCGAGCACCCGGTCGGGGTGCCCGCGCTCGCGATCGGCGCCGGTGGGGGGCAGTTCACCGCCGCCACCCTCACCCAGGTCGTCACCGGCGACGTCCGCTCCGTCATCCTCGACGGCGTCGGGCACCACGCGGCCCTGGAGGCGCCGGCGGCGGTGGCCACCGCGCTGCTGGAGTTCTTCCGCGAGGTCGACGCGCCCTGA
- the rdgB gene encoding RdgB/HAM1 family non-canonical purine NTP pyrophosphatase, with amino-acid sequence MTQLLLATRNAGKLAELQRLLATAVPGVEVVGLRDVPEYPEAPETGATFEENALLKAREAVRYTGLPAVADDSGLTVDALNGMPGILSARWSGRHGDDAANTALLLGQLADVPAERRGAAFVCAAALVTPEGTEHVLRAEWRGTVIGEQRGTNGFGYDPVFVPEGLDVTSAELAPAEKDARSHRGQAFAALVPVLADVLG; translated from the coding sequence ATGACGCAGCTGCTGCTCGCCACCCGCAACGCCGGCAAGCTCGCCGAGCTGCAGCGGCTGCTGGCCACCGCCGTCCCCGGGGTCGAGGTCGTCGGCCTGCGCGACGTCCCGGAGTACCCCGAGGCGCCGGAGACCGGGGCGACCTTCGAGGAGAACGCGCTGCTCAAGGCGCGCGAGGCGGTCCGGTACACCGGCCTGCCCGCGGTGGCCGACGACTCCGGCCTGACCGTCGACGCGCTCAACGGGATGCCGGGGATCCTGTCCGCACGCTGGTCGGGCCGGCACGGCGACGACGCCGCCAACACCGCGCTGCTGCTCGGCCAGCTCGCCGACGTCCCCGCCGAGCGGCGCGGCGCGGCGTTCGTCTGCGCGGCCGCGCTGGTCACGCCCGAGGGCACCGAGCACGTGCTGCGGGCCGAGTGGCGGGGCACCGTGATCGGCGAGCAGCGCGGCACGAACGGGTTCGGCTACGACCCGGTCTTCGTGCCGGAGGGGCTGGACGTCACGTCGGCGGAGCTGGCGCCGGCGGAGAAGGACGCCCGCAGCCACCGCGGGCAGGCGTTCGCCGCGCTGGTCCCCGTCCTCGCCGACGTGCTGGGCTGA
- a CDS encoding TetR/AcrR family transcriptional regulator, translated as MPDLTPADGDRPGRGGRPRDPSRDGAIRAAILQVLAESGYTGLTMDAVASAAGVGKATIYRRWRTKSDLVADAVAELSQVPVDSPDTGNLEGDLRVLLHWLVGAVNGPVGAATLSLLSALPHEPALREAFQTGPMELWRQAFTAVWARAGERGEVPTDVVGSALSSTASAPILQRWLFSGQPVPIDFVDEVLAEVVLPLVNCRARAA; from the coding sequence GTGCCTGACCTGACACCGGCCGACGGCGACCGGCCCGGCCGTGGCGGCCGCCCCCGCGACCCCTCCCGCGACGGCGCGATCCGCGCGGCGATCCTGCAGGTCCTGGCCGAGTCCGGCTACACCGGCCTGACCATGGACGCGGTGGCGTCGGCCGCCGGCGTCGGCAAGGCGACGATCTACCGGCGCTGGCGGACGAAGTCCGACCTGGTCGCCGACGCGGTCGCCGAGCTCAGCCAGGTGCCGGTCGACTCGCCGGACACCGGCAACCTCGAGGGCGACCTGAGGGTGCTGCTGCACTGGCTGGTCGGCGCGGTGAACGGCCCGGTCGGTGCGGCCACGCTGTCCCTGCTGTCGGCCCTGCCGCACGAGCCCGCGCTGCGCGAGGCGTTCCAGACCGGCCCGATGGAGTTGTGGCGCCAGGCCTTCACCGCCGTGTGGGCTCGCGCCGGGGAGCGCGGGGAGGTGCCGACCGACGTGGTGGGCTCGGCGCTGTCGTCCACCGCGAGCGCACCCATCCTGCAGCGCTGGTTGTTCAGCGGGCAGCCGGTGCCCATCGACTTCGTCGACGAGGTGCTGGCCGAGGTCGTCCTGCCGTTGGTGAACTGCCGCGCCCGCGCCGCCTGA
- a CDS encoding metal-sensitive transcriptional regulator, translating into MTGYDGSKDQVLARLKRVEGQVRGIARMVEDDTYCIDVLTQVSAATKALQAVAIGLLDDHLAHCVREAVANSADDDGAAADAKIAEASAAIARLVRS; encoded by the coding sequence ATGACGGGCTACGACGGCAGCAAGGACCAGGTGCTCGCGCGCCTCAAGCGCGTGGAGGGCCAGGTCCGCGGCATCGCGCGCATGGTCGAGGACGACACGTACTGCATCGACGTCCTCACCCAGGTCTCCGCCGCCACCAAGGCGCTGCAGGCGGTCGCCATCGGCCTGCTCGACGACCACCTGGCGCACTGCGTCCGGGAGGCCGTCGCGAACAGCGCCGACGACGACGGAGCCGCCGCCGACGCCAAGATCGCCGAGGCCTCCGCGGCCATCGCCCGGCTCGTCCGTTCCTGA
- a CDS encoding glycosyltransferase encodes MTVTASGGAAPGPRRRRGRHAAPERLGDVLLEQGALTEEQLAEALDHQERVGAPLGAIVLARGWVTRRQLYVALAEVWDADLAFVDPVDVDEELARLFPAAMLAREVWLPLRVERDDEGELQVVVATAGRPSAHIAEEVVQRTGISRVRQVVTTDWDVQRALRTVWREELVHDAVTSLAERRPDESASTVFVRKQVVGAVLALAALVTGAVWDLPTTLVVLVATVNVAVALAVGTKAVISTVGTAWETVEQVTDEEVAALDDAELPIYTILVPVYKEAGIVGLLMRNLADLDWPREKLEILLLLEEDDPETLTAALAAAPPDIVRIVVVPHSLPKTKPRACNVGLAFARGEYVVIYDAEDRPDPDQLKKSIVAFRKGGDDLVCVQAALNYFNARENLLTRMFTLEYSSWFDYTLAGLDKLRLPIPLGGTSNHFRTDMLRDLGGWDPYNVTEDADLGIRASARGHRVAVVNSTTYEEANMAVGNWIRQRSRWIKGYMQTVLVHTRHPWRLLRSVGPRQTAGFALLIGGTPLMFLATPWLYAIMIVELIWPGALVPTLPDWLVQVSFANLLLGNSVIIYLSLLAGFKRRSYGLVPFALFSPVYWLLHSIASYKALWQLLVNPFYWEKTNHGLSSHVQSSDGPAPDGPRPAVHA; translated from the coding sequence GTGACAGTCACCGCATCGGGCGGCGCCGCGCCCGGGCCCCGGCGCCGGCGCGGCCGGCACGCTGCGCCCGAACGGCTGGGCGACGTCCTGCTGGAGCAGGGTGCCCTGACCGAGGAGCAACTGGCGGAGGCGCTCGACCACCAGGAGCGCGTCGGCGCGCCGCTGGGCGCGATCGTGCTGGCCCGCGGCTGGGTCACCCGCCGTCAGCTGTACGTCGCGCTGGCCGAGGTGTGGGACGCCGACCTGGCCTTCGTCGACCCGGTCGACGTCGACGAGGAGCTGGCCCGGCTGTTCCCCGCGGCGATGCTGGCCCGCGAGGTGTGGCTGCCGCTGCGGGTCGAGCGCGACGACGAGGGCGAGCTGCAGGTGGTCGTGGCCACCGCCGGCCGCCCGTCGGCGCACATCGCCGAGGAGGTCGTGCAGCGCACCGGGATCTCCCGCGTGCGCCAGGTGGTCACCACCGACTGGGACGTGCAGCGGGCCCTGCGCACGGTCTGGCGCGAGGAGCTGGTGCACGACGCGGTCACCTCACTGGCCGAGCGGCGTCCCGACGAGTCGGCGTCCACGGTGTTCGTCCGCAAGCAGGTGGTCGGCGCCGTCCTGGCCCTCGCCGCCCTGGTGACCGGCGCGGTCTGGGACCTGCCCACCACCCTGGTCGTGCTCGTCGCGACGGTGAACGTCGCCGTCGCCCTCGCCGTGGGGACCAAGGCGGTGATCAGCACCGTCGGCACCGCCTGGGAGACCGTCGAGCAGGTCACCGACGAGGAGGTCGCCGCCCTCGACGACGCCGAGCTGCCGATCTACACGATCCTCGTGCCCGTCTACAAGGAGGCCGGGATCGTGGGGCTGCTGATGCGCAACCTCGCCGACCTGGACTGGCCGCGGGAGAAGCTGGAGATCCTGCTCCTGCTGGAGGAGGACGACCCGGAGACGCTGACCGCCGCGCTGGCCGCCGCCCCGCCGGACATCGTCCGGATCGTGGTCGTGCCGCACTCGCTGCCCAAGACCAAGCCGCGCGCCTGCAACGTCGGGCTGGCCTTCGCCCGCGGCGAGTACGTGGTGATCTACGACGCCGAGGACCGCCCCGACCCCGACCAGCTGAAGAAGTCGATCGTCGCCTTCCGCAAGGGCGGCGACGACCTGGTGTGCGTGCAGGCGGCGCTGAACTACTTCAACGCCCGGGAGAACCTGCTCACCCGGATGTTCACCCTGGAGTACTCCTCCTGGTTCGACTACACCCTGGCCGGCCTGGACAAGCTCCGGCTGCCGATCCCGCTGGGCGGCACGAGCAACCACTTCCGCACCGACATGCTGCGCGACCTCGGTGGCTGGGACCCGTACAACGTCACCGAGGACGCCGACCTCGGCATCCGCGCCTCCGCCCGCGGCCACCGCGTCGCCGTCGTCAACTCGACGACGTACGAGGAGGCCAACATGGCCGTCGGCAACTGGATCCGGCAGCGCAGCCGCTGGATCAAGGGCTACATGCAGACCGTGCTGGTGCACACCCGCCACCCGTGGCGGCTGCTGCGCAGCGTCGGCCCGCGGCAGACCGCCGGCTTCGCACTGCTCATCGGCGGCACCCCGCTGATGTTCCTGGCCACGCCCTGGCTCTACGCGATCATGATCGTGGAGCTGATCTGGCCGGGCGCCCTGGTGCCCACGCTCCCCGACTGGCTGGTGCAGGTCAGCTTCGCGAACCTGCTCCTGGGCAACAGCGTGATCATCTACCTGTCGCTGCTGGCCGGGTTCAAGCGGCGCAGCTACGGCCTGGTGCCCTTCGCGCTGTTCTCCCCCGTCTACTGGCTGCTGCACTCGATCGCCTCCTACAAGGCGCTCTGGCAGCTGCTGGTCAACCCCTTCTACTGGGAGAAGACGAACCACGGGCTGTCCAGCCACGTGCAGTCCAGCGACGGGCCCGCGCCCGACGGCCCCCGACCGGCGGTCCACGCATGA
- a CDS encoding DUF427 domain-containing protein, which translates to MYPPPRDPVGPGQESVWDYPRPPSADVTGRRVEVVLGGQVMARTDRAVRVCETSHPPVYYVPRDDVVPGVLERASGASWCEFKGTATYWDVVVDGVRHPGIAWSYESPTAGYEQLRGAIAFYPSRLDRATVDGEPVRAQAGDFYGGWITDEVVGPFKGEPGTRGW; encoded by the coding sequence GTGTACCCACCGCCCCGTGATCCCGTCGGCCCCGGTCAGGAGTCCGTCTGGGACTACCCCCGCCCGCCCTCGGCCGACGTGACCGGCCGGCGCGTCGAGGTGGTCCTCGGCGGGCAGGTCATGGCCCGCACCGACCGCGCCGTCCGGGTCTGCGAGACCAGCCACCCGCCGGTCTACTACGTGCCCCGCGACGACGTCGTCCCCGGCGTGCTCGAGCGTGCGAGCGGCGCCTCGTGGTGCGAGTTCAAGGGCACGGCGACCTACTGGGACGTCGTGGTCGACGGCGTCCGCCACCCCGGCATCGCCTGGTCCTACGAGTCGCCCACGGCCGGCTACGAGCAGCTGCGCGGGGCGATCGCCTTCTACCCGAGCCGGCTGGACCGGGCCACCGTCGACGGCGAGCCGGTGCGCGCCCAGGCCGGTGACTTCTACGGCGGCTGGATCACCGATGAGGTGGTCGGCCCGTTCAAGGGGGAGCCCGGCACCCGCGGCTGGTGA
- a CDS encoding DUF3618 domain-containing protein, with protein sequence MPRSPEQIQQEIDAARESLGATLDELAFRTNPKRLSNEAKAKVQEFLASPPGKALIAAVGLLAAFVITRRIVRAVRD encoded by the coding sequence GTGCCGCGCAGCCCCGAGCAGATCCAGCAGGAGATCGACGCCGCCCGCGAGTCGCTGGGCGCCACCCTCGACGAACTGGCCTTCCGCACCAACCCGAAGCGCCTGAGCAACGAGGCCAAGGCCAAGGTGCAGGAGTTCCTGGCCAGCCCGCCCGGCAAGGCGCTGATCGCCGCCGTCGGCCTGCTCGCGGCGTTCGTGATCACCCGGCGGATCGTCCGCGCCGTCCGCGACTGA
- a CDS encoding MarR family winged helix-turn-helix transcriptional regulator has product MSRSGADLALLLLGGFRALVDDAQAELARRGFEDVRPVHDFAIRAIAAGADSASELGRRMSVSKQAAAKTIAVLQERGYVGRDIDPDDARRKRLQVTERGFTVLREGEQIFDELRDRWAREIGAEQLAELEARLADLVGPTPVRLDAPGWIATQELAEPDRD; this is encoded by the coding sequence ATGTCGCGATCCGGCGCCGACCTGGCGCTCCTTCTGCTCGGAGGCTTCCGTGCGCTGGTCGACGACGCGCAGGCCGAGCTCGCCCGGCGCGGCTTCGAGGACGTGCGCCCGGTGCACGACTTCGCCATCCGCGCGATCGCCGCCGGTGCCGACAGCGCCTCCGAGCTGGGCCGGCGCATGTCGGTGTCCAAGCAGGCAGCGGCGAAGACGATCGCCGTCCTGCAGGAGCGCGGCTACGTCGGCCGGGACATCGACCCCGACGACGCCCGCCGCAAGCGCCTGCAGGTGACCGAGCGCGGGTTCACCGTGCTGCGCGAGGGCGAGCAGATCTTCGACGAGCTGCGCGACCGCTGGGCCCGGGAGATCGGCGCCGAGCAGCTCGCCGAGCTCGAGGCCCGGTTGGCAGACCTGGTCGGACCCACCCCGGTGCGCCTGGACGCCCCGGGCTGGATCGCCACCCAGGAGCTGGCGGAACCGGACCGCGACTAG
- the bcp gene encoding thioredoxin-dependent thiol peroxidase: MTETGPATDTAPVRLAPGDPAPEFSLPDADGTPVSLASYRGRRVIVYCYPAALTPGCTTQAVDFTAAAGDLAEAGLDIIGISPDAPEKLTRFREQESLSITLLSDQDKQVLTAYGAYGPKKLYGKEVVGVIRSTFVLDAEGRVEKAAYNVKATGHVAKLRRDLGIE, encoded by the coding sequence ATGACCGAGACCGGCCCCGCCACCGACACGGCACCCGTCCGCCTCGCGCCCGGCGACCCGGCGCCGGAGTTCAGCCTCCCCGACGCCGACGGCACCCCCGTCTCCCTGGCCTCCTACCGGGGCCGGCGGGTCATCGTCTACTGCTACCCCGCGGCGCTGACCCCGGGCTGCACCACCCAGGCGGTCGACTTCACGGCCGCGGCCGGCGACCTGGCCGAGGCCGGGCTGGACATCATCGGCATCTCCCCCGACGCCCCGGAGAAGCTGACCCGCTTCCGCGAGCAGGAGTCGCTGTCGATCACCCTGCTGTCGGACCAGGACAAGCAGGTGCTCACCGCCTACGGCGCCTACGGCCCGAAGAAGCTGTACGGCAAGGAGGTCGTCGGGGTGATCCGCTCGACGTTCGTCCTCGACGCCGAGGGGCGGGTCGAGAAGGCCGCCTACAACGTGAAGGCGACCGGCCACGTGGCCAAGCTCCGGCGCGACCTCGGGATCGAGTAG
- the rph gene encoding ribonuclease PH gives MTRPDGRSADQLRPVTITRNWLDHAEGSVLVEFGRTRVLCAASVTEGVPRWRRGSGLGWVTAEYSMLPRATHTRSDRESVKGKVGGRTHEISRLIGRSLRASIDLAALGENSIALDCDVLQADGGTRTAAITGAYVALADAVSWLGARGTLASATPLPNSVAAVSVGVIDGEPRLDLAYEEDVRAGTDMNVVCTGDGGFVEVQGTAEGAVFDRPTLDALLDLAVAGCAELTLAQQVALSA, from the coding sequence GTGACCCGCCCCGACGGCCGCAGCGCCGACCAGCTCCGCCCGGTGACCATCACCCGCAACTGGCTCGACCACGCCGAGGGCTCGGTGCTCGTGGAGTTCGGCCGCACCCGCGTGCTGTGCGCCGCCAGCGTCACCGAGGGCGTCCCGCGCTGGCGCCGGGGCTCGGGCCTGGGCTGGGTGACCGCCGAGTACTCGATGCTGCCGCGCGCCACCCACACCCGCAGCGACCGCGAGTCGGTCAAGGGCAAGGTCGGCGGCCGCACGCACGAGATCAGCCGGCTCATCGGCCGGTCGCTGCGCGCCAGCATCGACCTGGCCGCGCTGGGGGAGAACAGCATCGCGCTGGACTGCGACGTCCTGCAGGCCGACGGCGGCACCCGCACCGCGGCCATCACCGGCGCCTACGTGGCCCTCGCCGACGCGGTGAGCTGGCTCGGTGCGCGCGGCACGCTGGCCAGCGCGACCCCGCTGCCGAACTCGGTGGCCGCGGTCAGCGTCGGCGTCATCGACGGTGAGCCCCGGCTCGACCTCGCCTACGAGGAGGACGTGCGCGCCGGCACCGACATGAACGTCGTCTGCACCGGCGACGGCGGCTTCGTCGAGGTGCAGGGCACCGCGGAGGGCGCCGTCTTCGACCGCCCGACCCTCGACGCGCTGCTCGACCTCGCCGTCGCCGGCTGTGCCGAGCTCACGCTCGCCCAGCAGGTGGCGTTGTCGGCATGA